The Terriglobales bacterium genomic sequence GTGTACCAGCGAACGTAATCGACTTGCATCGGTCCCGGATTGCTCAGGCCGCTTGTCGATCCTCCGAGCGTTCCACCTACAGCCACGTTCAGGATTGTGAAGACGTTCTGGTTGAACGGCCACGTATCTCCTGAAGGAAGACCGCTAGGAGTCACCGTGAAGAACGGTGTAGATGCATTGTCCACGAAGAACTGCATTTCGTTTTGCGTCCAGACGATCCCGTAGGTGTGGAACGCGGTGTCTGCGGCCTCCCCGTTCGGGAATGTGTAGCGCATTCCAATTCCGCTCCCTCCAGTTTTGGCTGTATGGATGGTCGAATTGTTCCCCGACGGACCTGCTCCATTGTGTACCTGCGGAGACCAGTTCTCCATGATGTCGGCTTCGCCGCAGGTGGGCCACCCCACCGTACCGATGTTGCTGCCCAAGGTCCAGAATGCAGGCCACAGGCCCTGGTTTGTCGTATTGGGAAGCTGGATGCTGGCCTCAAGAATTCCGAATTGGAAGTTCTGTTTGCCTTGCGTATTCATGCGACCAGATATCCACGTTCCGTTGACATTCCTGGGCTGGATCAGGAGGTGCCCGCCGCCATCGATGTAAACCGGTGCCGTAGATGTGCTGAACGTCGTCGGGCACTGCGACGGATTGCCTGCGTAGCCTGGAGGTCCGCAATACACTTCGGCTTCACCATTGCCCCACCCGTTATTGTTTCCGAGATCGAACTTCCACACCGATATATCAGGAGAACCGGCGCTGCCGTTGAACTCCTGGCACCACTGCGGCACGTAAGTTGTTCCGTTGACGGTGATGTTCGAGACGCCTGCGCATGATCCGGTCCCGCCGCCGCTGCCGGATGTAAATGCCATGTAGTTGATGTTCCAGCCGCCATTATCCTGGTCGAGAGTCAGCACTTGCTGGCCCGCCGGCAGCGTCACTGTCGCTGTCACGTTGGTCCAGGTCTGCCAGCCTCCGGTCGCGGGTACATTCACAGAGCCGGTGAGGTTCGTTCCTGACGAGTTGGCGATGTGGAAGGCATCTGTCACTGCGTTGATAGCCGCAACGCGGAAGGTCACTGTGTAAGTTCCGGCCGATGCCACGT encodes the following:
- a CDS encoding carbohydrate-binding protein, producing MTTRSCLSFCALCAAFVLFVSAFSFAAEGPYGGTPAAIPGTMQAENYDTGGQGVAYNVTSVNGTANNYRSDGVDLEATTDTGGGDNLGWTAKGQWFKYTVNVNAAGTYTVTFRVAAINAVTDALHISNSSGTNLSGNINVPATGAWQTWTNVTASITLPAGQQVLTVNQDNPGWNINFVAFTGSGGEGPYGGTPAAIPGTVQAENYDTGGSGVGYHVTSTNGTANSYRSDGIDLEATTDTGGGDNLGWTATGQWFRYTVNVASAGTYTVTFRVAAINAVTDAFHIANSSGTNLTGSVNVPATGGWQTWTNVTATVTLPAGQQVLTLDQDNGGWNINYMAFTSGSGGGTGSCAGVSNITVNGTTYVPQWCQEFNGSAGSPDISVWKFDLGNNNGWGNGEAEVYCGPPGYAGNPSQCPTTFSTSTAPVYIDGGGHLLIQPRNVNGTWISGRMNTQGKQNFQFGILEASIQLPNTTNQGLWPAFWTLGSNIGTVGWPTCGEADIMENWSPQVHNGAGPSGNNSTIHTAKTGGSGIGMRYTFPNGEAADTAFHTYGIVWTQNEMQFFVDNASTPFFTVTPSGLPSGDTWPFNQNVFTILNVAVGGTLGGSTSGLSNPGPMQVDYVRWYTPQ